One window of Thermocoleostomius sinensis A174 genomic DNA carries:
- a CDS encoding ParE family toxin-like protein, translating to MKSRTTTEFRKLFANLPRQVQEQARAAYRQFKEDSSYPSLRFKKVHPVLPIYSARISKSYRAVGQLDGDTVIWFWVGSHAEYDRLLEQL from the coding sequence GTGAAATCGCGCACTACTACCGAGTTTCGTAAACTATTCGCTAATTTACCTAGACAGGTTCAAGAGCAAGCCCGTGCAGCGTATCGTCAGTTTAAGGAAGACTCAAGCTATCCAAGTCTACGCTTCAAGAAGGTTCATCCGGTGTTGCCGATCTACTCTGCCCGTATTAGCAAAAGTTATCGAGCGGTTGGGCAATTAGATGGAGATACAGTGATTTGGTTTTGGGTAGGTTCTCACGCAGAATACGACAGATTGTTGGAGCAGTTGTAG
- a CDS encoding DUF6232 family protein, producing the protein MLREDKPDELKITRNVIRLGDQTYQLRNITRVGVHKIKPKYFFRLPEGSSQNNNKSSNADSGGAAFIGLLVIGFIAAYWQYALLILIVLVVLIVLEREMKPKEYALILETASSSKALLISRNEAFLREISQKIHDYMDDLISLSSYTFDLRQDNSIRVGGDMSGNAVTGDNNRIN; encoded by the coding sequence ATGCTGCGAGAAGACAAGCCAGATGAACTGAAAATCACAAGAAACGTAATAAGGCTAGGTGACCAAACCTACCAGCTACGCAACATTACGAGGGTCGGAGTACACAAGATCAAACCTAAGTATTTCTTTCGATTACCTGAAGGTTCTTCTCAAAACAATAACAAATCGAGTAATGCAGATTCTGGTGGTGCAGCATTCATTGGACTTCTTGTAATTGGATTTATTGCAGCCTATTGGCAATATGCTTTACTCATATTGATTGTCTTGGTGGTTCTGATCGTCCTAGAACGAGAGATGAAACCAAAAGAATATGCTCTTATATTAGAAACCGCTTCCTCAAGCAAGGCATTACTGATCAGTCGAAACGAAGCTTTTCTGAGAGAAATTTCTCAAAAGATACATGACTATATGGATGATCTTATAAGTTTATCCTCTTACACTTTCGATCTGCGGCAAGACAACTCTATTAGAGTTGGAGGAGACATGAGTGGTAATGCCGTAACAGGTGACAACAATCGAATTAATTAG